From Streptomyces griseorubiginosus, one genomic window encodes:
- a CDS encoding ABC transporter permease, whose translation MFRTALRNVLAHKARLLMTVLAVMLGVAFVSGTLVFTNTISEAYQKSSAKGFDQVDVAVTSKWEEDKGNTIGKRHELTQSLLRKSAEVPGASNAIGVVSGFTAIADKDGKLVGGGFQSQGGNYYGDKDPRYPLAEGAAPHGANQVAIDSETAKRAGYKVGDTVRISVDGPVLKPVVTGIFTTDDGNVAAGGSLALFDTATAQKLFGKPGTYDEIDVKAAAGTSQTALKAALDKALPADLVETETGKELADRQAEMISASMSGLKQGLLVFAGIALFVGTFIIANTFTMLVAQRTKELALLRAVGASRRQVTRSVLIEAFVVGLVAAVTGLVAGIGIGAGLKSLMGTLGATVPDGPLVVTPGTVGAALAVGVLITMLAAWLPGRRAAKIPPVAAMSSVHAKATTKSLVLRNTLGALFSGAGVAVILAATTMDGSDGQAPMGLGAVLLIIGVFILTPLLSRPLIAAAAPLMRVFGISGKLARQNSVRNPRRTAATASALMIGLTLITGMTVMAGSLQKSIDKMATAAVRADYVVSMANGNELSPDVEQKLAKVDGVTEVSPLRNAASRIDGETEYLTGVNGSAIGKLTDLKVDNGTFKVGGTQVVVDEDRARSFGWKAGSTFTVHYEDGKAQQLTVAGVYEGNELISGIMLDTATLSPHLTDVSDMQVMLKTSGGASDATKDKLEKALGSNPAIKVQDKKDLSDSIAQMFTLMLNMLYGLLAMAVLVAVLGVINTLAMSVFERSQEIGMLRAIGLDRGGIKRMVRLESLVISLFGGVLGIGLGVFFGWAAGELLGAKMATYELVLPWARMAVFLLLAATVGILAALWPARRAARMNMLSAIKAE comes from the coding sequence ATGTTCCGCACCGCCCTGCGCAACGTCCTCGCGCACAAGGCCAGACTGCTGATGACCGTGCTCGCCGTGATGCTCGGCGTGGCCTTCGTGTCCGGCACGCTCGTCTTCACCAACACCATCTCCGAGGCCTACCAGAAGAGTTCGGCCAAGGGCTTCGACCAGGTCGACGTCGCCGTCACCTCCAAGTGGGAGGAGGACAAGGGCAACACGATCGGCAAGCGCCACGAGCTGACCCAGTCGCTGCTCCGGAAGAGCGCCGAGGTCCCCGGGGCCTCGAACGCCATCGGTGTCGTCAGCGGCTTCACCGCCATCGCCGACAAGGACGGCAAGCTCGTCGGCGGCGGCTTCCAGTCGCAGGGCGGCAACTACTACGGGGACAAGGACCCCCGGTACCCGCTGGCCGAGGGCGCGGCCCCGCACGGCGCGAACCAGGTCGCGATCGACTCGGAGACCGCGAAGCGGGCCGGTTACAAGGTCGGCGACACCGTCCGCATCTCGGTCGACGGCCCGGTGCTCAAGCCGGTCGTCACCGGTATCTTCACCACCGACGACGGCAATGTCGCGGCCGGCGGCAGCCTCGCGCTGTTCGACACGGCCACCGCCCAGAAGCTGTTCGGCAAGCCGGGGACGTACGACGAGATCGACGTGAAGGCGGCCGCCGGCACCTCCCAGACCGCGCTGAAGGCGGCCCTGGACAAGGCGCTCCCCGCGGACCTGGTGGAGACCGAGACCGGCAAGGAACTCGCCGACCGGCAGGCCGAGATGATCTCGGCCTCCATGTCCGGGCTCAAGCAGGGCCTGCTGGTCTTCGCGGGCATCGCGCTGTTCGTCGGCACCTTCATCATCGCCAACACCTTCACCATGCTGGTCGCCCAGCGCACCAAGGAGCTCGCGCTGCTGCGGGCGGTCGGCGCGTCCCGCAGGCAGGTCACGCGGTCGGTGCTGATCGAGGCGTTCGTGGTCGGTCTGGTGGCCGCCGTGACGGGTCTCGTGGCCGGTATCGGTATCGGGGCCGGGCTCAAGTCGCTGATGGGCACGCTCGGCGCGACCGTCCCGGACGGGCCGCTCGTCGTCACGCCGGGCACGGTCGGCGCGGCCCTCGCGGTCGGCGTCCTGATCACCATGCTGGCGGCCTGGCTGCCGGGCCGCAGGGCGGCGAAGATCCCGCCGGTCGCGGCGATGAGCAGCGTGCACGCCAAGGCGACCACCAAGTCGCTGGTGCTGCGCAACACGCTGGGCGCGCTGTTCAGCGGGGCGGGCGTGGCCGTGATCCTGGCGGCCACGACGATGGACGGCTCGGACGGCCAGGCCCCCATGGGTCTCGGCGCGGTCCTGCTGATCATCGGTGTCTTCATCCTCACCCCGCTGCTGTCCCGCCCGCTGATCGCGGCCGCGGCCCCGCTGATGCGCGTGTTCGGCATCTCCGGGAAGCTGGCCCGGCAGAACTCGGTGCGCAACCCGCGCCGTACGGCCGCCACCGCCTCGGCGCTGATGATCGGGCTCACCCTGATCACCGGGATGACGGTGATGGCGGGCAGCCTCCAGAAGTCGATCGACAAGATGGCGACGGCGGCCGTCAGGGCGGACTACGTCGTCTCCATGGCGAACGGCAACGAGCTCTCCCCGGACGTCGAGCAGAAGCTGGCGAAGGTCGACGGCGTCACCGAGGTCAGCCCGCTGCGCAACGCGGCCTCCCGCATCGACGGCGAGACCGAGTACCTGACCGGCGTGAACGGCTCGGCGATCGGGAAGCTGACCGACCTCAAGGTCGACAACGGCACCTTCAAGGTCGGCGGCACCCAGGTCGTCGTGGACGAGGACAGGGCCAGGTCCTTCGGCTGGAAGGCGGGTTCGACGTTCACCGTCCACTACGAGGACGGCAAGGCGCAGCAGCTCACGGTCGCCGGGGTCTATGAGGGCAACGAGCTGATCAGCGGCATCATGCTGGACACCGCCACGCTCTCCCCGCACCTGACCGACGTCTCCGACATGCAGGTCATGCTGAAGACGTCCGGCGGCGCCTCCGACGCCACCAAGGACAAGCTGGAGAAGGCCCTCGGCTCCAACCCGGCCATCAAGGTCCAGGACAAGAAGGACCTCTCCGACTCCATCGCGCAGATGTTCACGCTGATGCTGAACATGCTCTACGGCCTCCTGGCCATGGCGGTGCTCGTCGCGGTCCTCGGTGTCATCAACACCCTGGCGATGTCGGTGTTCGAGCGTTCCCAGGAGATCGGCATGCTCCGCGCGATCGGCCTGGACCGGGGCGGCATCAAGCGGATGGTCCGTCTGGAGTCCCTGGTCATCTCCCTGTTCGGCGGGGTCCTCGGCATCGGCCTGGGCGTGTTCTTCGGCTGGGCGGCCGGTGAGCTGCTGGGCGCGAAGATGGCGACGTACGAACTCGTCCTGCCCTGGGCCCGGATGGCGGTCTTCCTGCTGCTGGCCGCCACGGTCGGCATCCTCGCCGCCCTGTGGCCGGCCCGCCGAGCGGCCCGCATGAACATGCTGTCGGCCATCAAGGCAGAGTAG
- a CDS encoding ABC transporter ATP-binding protein: MTTTPVAGRTTTVAARATELSKIYGQGETQVVALDRVTVEFRQAEFTAIMGPSGSGKSTLMHCVAGLDTFSSGSVRIGETELGSLKDKQLTKLRRDKIGFIFQAFNLLPTLTALENITLPMDIAGRKPDKQWLDSVIQMVGLRDRLSHRPAQLSGGQQQRVAVARALASKPDIIFGDEPTGNLDSRSGAEVLGFLRNSVRELGQTVVMVTHDPVAAAYADRVVFLADGRIVDEMYKPTADNVLDFMKQFDAKGRTS; this comes from the coding sequence GTGACCACCACACCCGTCGCCGGCCGGACCACGACCGTGGCCGCACGCGCCACGGAGCTGTCGAAGATCTACGGACAGGGCGAGACCCAGGTGGTCGCCCTGGACCGGGTCACCGTCGAGTTCCGGCAGGCCGAGTTCACCGCGATCATGGGCCCCTCCGGCTCCGGCAAGTCCACGCTGATGCACTGCGTGGCCGGACTCGACACCTTCTCCTCCGGTTCGGTCCGCATCGGTGAGACCGAGCTGGGCTCGCTGAAGGACAAGCAGCTCACCAAGCTGCGGCGGGACAAGATCGGCTTCATCTTCCAGGCGTTCAACCTGCTGCCGACGCTGACCGCCCTGGAGAACATCACCCTCCCGATGGACATCGCGGGCCGCAAGCCGGACAAGCAGTGGCTGGATTCGGTCATCCAGATGGTCGGGCTCCGGGACCGTCTGAGCCACCGTCCCGCCCAGCTCTCCGGCGGCCAGCAGCAGCGCGTCGCCGTGGCCCGGGCGCTCGCCTCCAAGCCCGACATCATCTTCGGCGACGAGCCGACCGGAAACCTCGACTCCCGCTCCGGCGCCGAGGTGCTGGGCTTCCTGCGCAACTCCGTACGGGAGTTGGGGCAGACCGTGGTCATGGTGACCCACGACCCGGTGGCCGCGGCCTACGCGGACCGGGTGGTCTTCCTCGCGGACGGCCGGATCGTCGACGAGATGTACAAGCCCACGGCCGACAACGTGCTTGATTTCATGAAGCAGTTCGACGCGAAGGGCCGCACCAGCTGA
- a CDS encoding helix-turn-helix transcriptional regulator, translated as MANALQQLIRERLDLKGWSYGEVARRGGVPRSTVHHLATTDRVVRMPQSATLEGLSKGLELPLDTVRRAAAEACGIHVYGTEGTADRPADPEVDLLIASVQKLSADDRRHVAALVESLLDRTPKQ; from the coding sequence GTGGCCAACGCACTCCAGCAGTTGATCCGTGAGCGCCTGGACCTCAAGGGCTGGTCCTACGGCGAGGTGGCGCGCCGCGGTGGCGTTCCGCGCTCCACCGTCCACCATCTGGCGACCACCGACCGGGTCGTCCGCATGCCCCAGTCGGCCACCCTGGAGGGACTGTCCAAGGGGCTGGAACTCCCGTTGGACACCGTCCGCCGCGCCGCCGCGGAGGCCTGCGGCATCCACGTCTACGGCACCGAGGGCACCGCCGACCGGCCGGCCGACCCCGAGGTCGACCTCCTGATCGCCAGCGTCCAGAAACTCTCGGCGGACGACCGCCGGCACGTGGCCGCCCTGGTGGAATCCCTCCTGGACCGCACGCCGAAGCAGTAG